The following proteins are encoded in a genomic region of Nymphalis io chromosome 16, ilAglIoxx1.1, whole genome shotgun sequence:
- the LOC126774275 gene encoding serine/arginine repetitive matrix protein 2-like isoform X1, translating into MSSYRGEVGAWDGGPPGAEADYAPQRAAPHAAPIPTTDPWTGVSYSQYGPPQYDYQGYSAPGYGYNYDSTYYQRPDAGYYDSSRNAYPPQQPGNYDGTRERSRSTHGSRDYDRHRTVYRSKSRSVSPYDRKEREYSKKRESSYEENRRRKSRSASNQKHSKYSSSDRSSYRSRSYSRSPSNKTKHRRQSESSQSSGSGRSYKKSANERVDRSHTPQLKGRASHSRNRSYDNEERLKSRSSSLEKESKSNRRSHQKRSKSKERRLRDIYTPPRKSSASPKPHKKSSKSSPKTNKKSERSPHRKNKYRERQSLTPPRKAKDSSVTPPRCYARNHSSSSSTSRSRSRSVTPKAKHKRSCTPKLRRSRSSSSSRSSSSRSDAKRRLKRKSISKHGSRNNSRSRDRSLSKGRSPLRHHSNSRFRSRRSRSAKGSKSRSSRSHSRSRSASPSEDECRGQFTVADRKRFWKMHRSRQEKAERFKTPPKEVRPPPGAVESTTVDDVQYGDPPDLEGPNFAELLPTPEQILHAPSSSKSKAIPIPIKNDGSFLEMFKKMQEETKKTEVVEVKPVIKKPILPFIGKRRGGRVLKTGLVKKAKAIDEQTVDNTPKDAWSLYMQEVKKYRETSCEEERKTRPLVK; encoded by the coding sequence ATGTCCTCGTATCGTGGCGAGGTGGGCGCGTGGGACGGCGGTCCTCCGGGCGCCGAGGCGGACTACGCGCCGCAGCGCGCGGCTCCACACGCCGCGCCCATACCCACCACCGATCCCTGGACGGGGGTCAGCTACAGTCAGTACGGGCCGCCTCAGTACGACTACCAAGGCTACAGTGCCCCCGGTTACGGTTATAATTACGATTCCACGTATTATCAGAGACCTGACGCTGGCTACTATGATAGTTCTAGGAATGCGTATCCCCCACAGCAGCCCGGCAACTACGACGGAACCCGTGAACGGTCGCGATCTACTCACGGATCTCGCGATTACGATCGCCATCGTACAGTGTATAGATCCAAATCAAGGAGTGTTTCACCATATGATAGGAAAGAACGAGAATACTCTAAGAAAAGGGAAAGTAGTTACGAGGAAAACAGAAGGCGTAAGTCCAGAAGTGCCTCAAATCAAAAACATTCTAAGTATTCATCTAGTGACCGATCGAGTTACAGATCCAGATCATATTCGAGATCGCCTTCTAACAAAACTAAACATCGGAGACAATCAGAATCATCACAGTCATCAGGCTCTGGCAGATCTTATAAGAAGTCTGCTAATGAAAGGGTCGATCGATCTCATACACCACAATTAAAAGGCAGAGCATCGCATTCTCGCAATAGATCTTATGACAATGAAGAACGATTGAAAAGTAGGTCTTCTAGTCTCGAAAAAGAATCAAAAAGTAATAGAAGATCTCATCAGAAACGGTCAAAATCTAAAGAACGACGCCTAAGAGATATTTATACTCCACCGAGAAAGAGTTCTGCTTCTCCAAAACCTCATAAAAAGTCTTCAAAATCTTCACCCAAAACCAATAAGAAATCGGAACGTTCCCcacatagaaaaaataaatatcgtgaGCGTCAATCTTTGACACCACCTAGAAAAGCAAAAGACAGCTCTGTTACCCCACCTCGTTGCTACGCTAGGAATCATTCATCTTCGAGTTCTACCTCTCGATCCCGTTCTCGATCAGTAACTCCTAAGGCTAAACATAAACGATCTTGTACCCCGAAATTACGGCGAAGTAGATCGTCGTCTTCAAGTCGATCATCTTCTTCAAGATCAGATGCTAAAAGACGCCTTAAACGCAAATCAATTTCTAAACACGGATCTCGTAATAACAGTCGATCAAGAGATAGATCACTGAGTAAAGGAAGATCGCCTTTACGCCACCATTCCAATTCACGATTTAGAAGTAGGAGGTCAAGAAGTGCAAAAGGATCGAAATCTCGCAGCTCTCGATCGCATAGCCGTAGTCGCAGTGCGTCTCCGAGCGAAGATGAATGTCGAGGGCAATTTACAGTAGCGGATAGAAAAAGATTTTGGAAGATGCATAGGAGTAGACAAGAAAAGGCAGAAAGATTTAAAACTCCGCCAAAAGAAGTAAGGCCTCCACCTGGAGCTGTAGAGTCTACGACTGTAGATGATGTACAATATGGTGATCCACCTGATTTGGAAGGCCCCAATTTTGCTGAGCTTTTGCCAACACCAGAACAAATTTTACATGCACCCTCAAGTTCAAAATCCAAAGCAATACCAATCCCTATAAAGAATGACGGGAGTTTTctagaaatgtttaaaaaaatgcaagaaGAGACTAAGAAAACTGAAGTTGTAGAAGTAAAACCAGTTATTAAGAAACCCATCCTGCCTTTTATTGGCAAGAGACGGGGTGGACGAGTACTGAAAACTGGATTAGTTAAGAAAGCAAAGGCAATAGATGAACAAACTGTAGATAATACGCCCAAGGATGCATGGTCTCTTTACATGCAGGAAGTGAAGAAGTATAGAGAAACATCGTGTGAAGAAGAACGAAAGACAAGGCCACTGGTCAAATAA
- the LOC126774275 gene encoding cytochrome c oxidase subunit 6B1-like isoform X2: MPEMIKTAADIKTAPFDPRFPNQNQTRHCYQSYLDFYRCQKVRGEKYEPCNYFKRVYRSLCPNEWVEKWDGQRAEGTFPGRI; encoded by the exons ATGCCTGAAATGATCAAAACAGCAGCCGACATCAAAACCGCACCATTCGATCCGCGGTTCCCTAACCAGAATCAAACAAg gcACTGCTATCAAAGCTACCTCGACTTCTACCGTTGCCAGAAAGTCCGCGGAGAGAAGTACGAGCCCTGCAATTACTTCAAGCGCGTGTACCGATCCCTCTGCCCAAATGAATGGGTCGAGAAGTGGGACGGACAACGCGCCGAGGGCACTTTCCCGGGCAGAATATAA
- the LOC126774278 gene encoding cytochrome c oxidase subunit 6B1-like, with protein sequence MCDEEFRTLRMDPRYPFQNQTKACYDNYCDFYKCTRLLGEVDDCQIFKRYFQTICPNFWIENWDELRKKGAFPGPI encoded by the exons ATGTGTGACGAAGAATTTAGAACATTACGCATGGATCCCCGGTACCCGTTTCAAAATCAAACTaa GGCGTGTTACGACAACTATTGCGACTTTTACAAGTGCACTCGATTGTTGGGCGAAGTTGATGACTGTCAAATATTCAAGAGATATTTTCAGACCATTTGCCCCAACTTTTGGATAGAGAACTGGGACGAATTGAGAAAGAAGGGAGCCTTCCCTGGACcaatttaa